A genomic window from Clostridium aceticum includes:
- a CDS encoding ABC transporter substrate-binding protein, whose product MKKIIYFIIFVMMLSFLTACGTRQTTGEDTDIPVEQVEQKLMIGVGRDFYDGPASPTYLHGSTNAWESLTYLNDQLEPVPQLAESWIVSEDGKTWRFNLRQDVLFHDGNPFNAEVAAYNLERLINHPRKGNTRLTYGDITDIKAADEYILEITHAVPMPEFPRMLAYHESAMFSLEAFDENNDIVAPIGTGPFVFNEYIKDLSIILVKNESYWGDAPILDEVTFTFISDPNTRLAALQSGEVDVLSDVGAVMPEQASIIEGDDDLILKTKLVGTTHYMFFNKNNLFKDNNLSLAVSYALNRQLLVDSLLEGYGIPGKSVITPVATQWLNKNAAPVYDMDKAKKLADEALQGETAEIKLLLQASISSRWPYKAIAEIMQHQLSELNLIADIEMVDAGEWTKRLQEGNYDITIAPFTLMTGEPNVFFSSHMFSEGNLNKSRSYGYNNPEVDQLIAKAAVERNDERRREMYLELQEIAAEEGPVVPIYHDVTLYAVNKKVRNFELDVNFKPHLAVVEIK is encoded by the coding sequence ATGAAAAAGATAATTTATTTTATTATTTTTGTAATGATGCTATCTTTTTTAACAGCTTGTGGAACTCGACAAACTACAGGGGAAGACACAGATATACCAGTTGAGCAAGTAGAACAGAAACTAATGATCGGCGTAGGAAGAGATTTTTATGATGGACCCGCCAGCCCGACCTATCTACATGGCAGCACCAATGCATGGGAATCTTTAACTTATTTAAATGATCAGTTGGAGCCTGTGCCTCAGCTAGCAGAATCCTGGATTGTATCAGAAGATGGAAAAACATGGAGATTTAATCTACGACAAGATGTGCTTTTTCACGATGGAAACCCCTTCAATGCAGAAGTAGCCGCCTACAACTTAGAGCGTCTCATCAACCATCCTAGAAAAGGAAATACAAGACTTACCTACGGAGACATAACTGATATCAAAGCAGCGGATGAGTATATACTAGAGATTACGCATGCAGTGCCTATGCCAGAATTCCCTAGGATGTTGGCTTATCATGAAAGTGCTATGTTTAGTTTAGAAGCCTTTGATGAAAATAATGATATTGTAGCCCCCATAGGAACAGGACCTTTTGTTTTTAATGAATACATTAAAGATTTATCCATCATCTTAGTTAAGAATGAAAGTTATTGGGGGGATGCACCAATATTAGATGAAGTTACTTTTACATTTATAAGTGATCCTAACACAAGGCTAGCAGCTTTACAAAGTGGAGAAGTAGACGTTTTATCGGATGTAGGTGCGGTTATGCCGGAGCAAGCAAGTATTATAGAGGGAGATGACGATTTAATTCTAAAGACAAAATTGGTGGGTACTACCCATTATATGTTTTTCAACAAGAATAATTTATTTAAAGACAATAACTTATCCTTAGCTGTAAGTTATGCTTTAAATCGCCAACTGTTGGTAGATAGTTTACTAGAGGGATATGGTATTCCAGGTAAAAGTGTTATTACACCAGTAGCTACACAGTGGCTAAACAAAAATGCAGCACCTGTTTATGATATGGATAAGGCAAAAAAACTAGCTGATGAAGCTCTTCAAGGAGAAACAGCTGAAATAAAACTGTTGCTGCAAGCCAGTATTTCCAGCAGATGGCCATATAAGGCTATTGCCGAGATTATGCAACATCAGTTAAGTGAATTGAACCTTATAGCAGATATTGAAATGGTGGACGCAGGAGAGTGGACAAAAAGATTGCAGGAGGGAAATTATGATATTACTATTGCTCCCTTCACCCTGATGACAGGGGAACCTAATGTTTTCTTTAGTAGTCATATGTTTTCCGAAGGAAATCTAAATAAGAGTAGAAGCTATGGTTACAATAATCCTGAGGTTGACCAACTAATTGCAAAGGCTGCAGTAGAAAGAAATGATGAAAGAAGACGTGAGATGTACCTAGAGCTACAAGAAATTGCCGCTGAAGAAGGTCCTGTTGTGCCAATTTATCATGATGTTACTTTATACGCAGTAAATAAAAAGGTAAGAAATTTTGAGTTAGATGTAAACTTTAAGCCTCACTTGGCGGTGGTGGAAATAAAATGA
- a CDS encoding ABC transporter substrate-binding protein — translation MEKKSFKKCFSFVVIFLLVAGLFLTGCQQKVETNSPEEKAAVPQHLVIGEQSDLKGYDPGSSMSDFVRALIYNNLVELDMNFKKSPGLAESWKMSDDGKTWTFELRKNVVFHDGTPWDAEAAKINLDIRREGTGKGWLSAVEEVEVVAPHTLAVHLKEPVYTFASDLTPPFLAMVSPKAFDAEGNVTEAIGTGPFKLTSWTTDSEFVMERNEEYFAGAPTLEKLTFKVIPDAETRALALQAGEIDMMSGREALTAVQRLKGLPDVKIVKEMSQTSEVLFFNVYEEPFNDIKVRQAVAHAINFQEMVPQLLEDLAEAPRNFFSQAYSEYMNNSLSLPQYNINEAKVLLAEAGWEDKNGNGILEKNGRLLKARLVLGAKNEEDKILSAVIQDKLKDIGMEIELVHLEAGALREALTEKNYDMIMIGQWSVPHDDPTSHYLNGYWHSNSNYTIYTSPELDAKIEKLHLSLDVAERLSLHQEIQAKILEKTPVLVVFHRNNVMVMNEKVETFEISTGTWQIFRGLTKTTVQ, via the coding sequence ATGGAAAAAAAGTCTTTCAAGAAGTGCTTTAGCTTTGTGGTAATTTTCCTACTGGTAGCAGGTTTGTTTTTAACTGGATGTCAACAAAAAGTTGAAACCAATAGTCCAGAGGAGAAAGCAGCAGTACCGCAACACTTAGTAATAGGAGAACAGTCTGACTTAAAAGGATATGATCCAGGAAGCTCTATGTCGGACTTTGTTCGTGCCCTTATTTACAACAATCTAGTAGAACTGGATATGAACTTCAAAAAGTCTCCAGGTCTAGCAGAGTCTTGGAAAATGAGTGATGATGGAAAAACATGGACATTTGAATTAAGAAAAAATGTTGTTTTTCATGATGGTACACCTTGGGATGCAGAAGCGGCAAAGATCAACCTGGATATAAGAAGAGAAGGTACAGGAAAAGGTTGGCTGAGTGCAGTGGAAGAGGTTGAAGTAGTGGCACCCCATACTTTAGCAGTGCATCTAAAGGAGCCAGTATATACCTTTGCTTCTGATCTAACGCCTCCCTTTTTGGCTATGGTGAGTCCAAAGGCCTTTGATGCAGAGGGAAATGTTACAGAGGCTATTGGTACAGGTCCCTTTAAACTAACCAGTTGGACAACCGATAGTGAATTTGTTATGGAGAGAAACGAAGAGTATTTTGCTGGAGCGCCTACTTTAGAAAAACTCACTTTTAAAGTAATTCCTGATGCAGAAACAAGGGCACTTGCACTACAGGCAGGAGAAATTGATATGATGAGTGGTAGAGAAGCCTTGACAGCAGTACAGAGGCTAAAAGGGCTTCCTGATGTGAAGATTGTGAAGGAGATGAGTCAAACCTCAGAGGTTTTGTTTTTCAATGTTTATGAAGAGCCATTTAACGATATCAAGGTAAGACAAGCAGTGGCACATGCCATTAACTTTCAAGAAATGGTACCTCAACTTTTAGAAGACCTTGCAGAAGCACCTAGAAACTTTTTTTCTCAAGCCTATAGTGAGTACATGAACAACAGCTTATCTTTACCTCAGTATAATATCAATGAGGCAAAAGTATTATTAGCAGAAGCAGGATGGGAAGATAAGAATGGAAATGGTATTTTAGAAAAAAATGGACGACTATTAAAAGCTAGACTTGTTTTAGGAGCTAAAAATGAAGAGGATAAAATATTAAGTGCTGTTATTCAAGACAAGTTAAAGGATATTGGTATGGAGATTGAGCTAGTGCATCTAGAGGCAGGTGCTCTTAGGGAAGCCTTGACAGAGAAAAACTATGATATGATTATGATTGGTCAATGGTCAGTTCCTCATGATGACCCCACCAGCCACTATTTAAATGGTTACTGGCACAGTAATTCAAACTATACCATCTACACCTCACCAGAGTTAGATGCTAAGATTGAGAAACTACATCTTTCTTTAGATGTAGCAGAAAGATTAAGTCTGCATCAAGAGATTCAAGCTAAAATTTTAGAAAAAACACCGGTACTGGTGGTATTCCATAGAAATAATGTTATGGTTATGAATGAAAAAGTAGAAACCTTTGAAATATCTACGGGAACATGGCAGATTTTTAGGGGGTTAACAAAAACTACTGTGCAATAA
- a CDS encoding ABC transporter ATP-binding protein yields MHNHQIQTNTINTKNKILLQATGLKKQYILEKDFFFGKGEKLLAVDDVSLCLEKGKTLGLVGESGCGKSTLGKLILKIEEATEGKIVFDGTDITNLKGNSLRNIRKNMQGIFQDAHASLNPRMKIEDIIKEPLKNFHIGSKEEQKYKVGELLYTVGLGEEALDRYPHEFSGGQKQRITIARALALKPKLILCDEATASLDVSIQAQILNLLMKLKQNFGLSYLFISHDIAAVKYISDDIAVMYLGKIVEVIESRVLIEKALHPYTKALLRAVPIAGGEKTLLKKHQLKGEPPSPIGTQKGCSFFSRCDCRQEVCSKEEPQLKQVIEGHKVACHLIK; encoded by the coding sequence TTGCATAATCATCAAATTCAAACAAACACCATCAATACCAAAAACAAGATTTTGTTACAAGCCACTGGCTTAAAAAAACAATACATACTTGAAAAAGATTTTTTCTTTGGAAAAGGAGAAAAGTTGTTGGCAGTAGATGATGTGTCTCTTTGCCTTGAAAAAGGAAAAACTTTAGGTTTGGTAGGAGAAAGTGGATGTGGAAAAAGTACCCTGGGCAAGCTGATTTTGAAAATAGAGGAAGCCACAGAAGGTAAGATTGTATTTGATGGTACAGATATCACAAATCTAAAGGGAAACAGTCTAAGAAACATAAGAAAAAATATGCAGGGAATTTTTCAAGATGCTCATGCCTCCTTAAATCCTAGAATGAAGATCGAAGATATTATTAAGGAGCCTTTGAAAAATTTTCATATAGGCAGCAAAGAGGAGCAAAAGTATAAGGTGGGGGAATTATTATATACAGTGGGGTTAGGAGAAGAAGCATTAGATCGATACCCCCATGAATTTAGTGGTGGACAGAAACAAAGAATTACTATTGCAAGAGCACTGGCTTTAAAACCAAAGTTAATTTTATGTGATGAGGCTACAGCTAGTTTAGATGTCTCTATTCAGGCACAGATATTAAATCTCTTGATGAAATTAAAACAGAACTTTGGTTTATCCTATTTATTTATTTCTCATGATATAGCAGCAGTAAAATATATTAGTGATGACATTGCTGTTATGTACTTAGGAAAAATTGTTGAAGTAATAGAAAGCAGAGTCTTGATAGAAAAAGCTCTTCATCCTTACACAAAAGCTCTACTAAGGGCAGTACCTATAGCAGGCGGAGAAAAGACTTTATTAAAAAAACATCAACTCAAAGGAGAACCTCCTAGTCCTATAGGAACTCAAAAAGGATGTAGTTTTTTTTCAAGATGTGACTGTCGGCAGGAAGTTTGCAGTAAGGAAGAACCACAGTTGAAACAAGTGATAGAGGGACATAAGGTGGCATGTCACCTTATAAAGTAA
- a CDS encoding ABC transporter ATP-binding protein codes for MESILDIRNLSIAFSNKNIDNTVVDGASLQLRAGEVLGIVGESGCGKTTLSRSILGLLPPTGKIMEGELIFEGKNLLHLSKEEKRKIRGREIGMIFQDSMTSLNPVRKIGRQFIETLSSRLKIDKENARKLAEEMLVKVNLSRPEKIMNQYSFQLSGGMRQRVMIAMALALRPKVLIADEPTTALDVTVQAQILKEIQDLKESYGTSIILVSHNLGVVYQIADTIAVMYAGSVVEYGEASTVFRNPVHPYTKALLGSIPNLSHQQDKLVSIEGSPPLSHRLPSGCVFHPRCQFSNEVCRLKKPRPTETAEGVRVACHRQNNTRYIEGEEDIA; via the coding sequence ATGGAATCTATATTAGATATTAGAAATTTATCGATCGCCTTTTCTAACAAAAATATTGATAATACAGTTGTAGATGGAGCAAGTCTACAGCTGAGGGCTGGAGAAGTTTTAGGTATTGTAGGAGAAAGTGGATGTGGTAAAACCACCCTTTCCCGCAGCATTTTAGGATTATTGCCGCCAACAGGAAAGATCATGGAAGGGGAACTGATTTTTGAAGGAAAAAATCTACTTCATTTATCTAAAGAGGAGAAGAGAAAAATAAGAGGCAGAGAAATAGGAATGATTTTTCAAGATTCTATGACTTCTCTAAACCCAGTTAGAAAAATAGGAAGGCAGTTTATAGAAACTCTTTCCTCGAGGCTTAAAATAGATAAAGAAAATGCTAGAAAACTGGCAGAAGAAATGTTAGTAAAAGTAAATTTATCTAGACCAGAAAAAATTATGAATCAATATTCCTTCCAATTAAGTGGAGGAATGAGACAAAGAGTGATGATTGCTATGGCTCTTGCATTAAGACCAAAGGTATTGATTGCAGATGAACCAACCACAGCCTTGGATGTAACAGTGCAAGCACAAATTTTAAAAGAAATACAAGACTTAAAGGAAAGCTATGGCACAAGTATTATACTGGTATCTCACAACCTAGGGGTTGTATATCAAATAGCAGATACAATTGCGGTGATGTATGCAGGTTCTGTTGTAGAATATGGTGAAGCTTCTACCGTATTTAGAAATCCTGTACATCCCTACACCAAGGCTTTGTTAGGGTCTATACCTAATTTAAGTCATCAGCAAGATAAATTAGTATCTATTGAGGGTTCTCCCCCCCTTTCACATAGATTGCCTTCAGGCTGTGTTTTTCACCCCCGATGTCAGTTTTCTAATGAAGTTTGCAGGTTGAAAAAGCCTCGACCTACAGAAACGGCAGAAGGGGTGAGGGTAGCCTGTCACAGGCAAAACAATACAAGGTACATAGAAGGAGAAGAGGATATTGCATAA
- the nikC gene encoding nickel transporter permease produces MQQEILLQKQQVKKTAKKNKLFKDKLALLGCVILVTFAVVSIITPWLAANDPIKVDLTQRLNPPSHIYPMGTDHLGRCVFARVLYGGRISISVAMIVLTIVLTMGILVGIVSGYVGGFVDNFIMRIIDILLAFPGLILALAIAGVLGPSLINTMIAVAAVQWVGYARIVRGMVLSIKEKDYVRAARACGTSHFFIILRHILPNMISPIIVLATLDIGGIILRIAGLSFLGLGAQPPTPEWGVMINDGRAYMQTAPWVLFSPAGAILLMVMACNLLGDGLRDIYDPKNV; encoded by the coding sequence ATGCAACAAGAAATCCTTCTACAAAAACAACAAGTTAAAAAAACAGCAAAAAAAAATAAACTTTTTAAAGATAAACTGGCATTGCTGGGTTGTGTAATTTTAGTGACTTTTGCAGTAGTTTCTATAATAACTCCGTGGCTAGCTGCAAATGATCCTATAAAGGTAGACTTGACCCAAAGATTAAACCCTCCAAGTCATATTTATCCTATGGGAACAGATCATCTAGGAAGATGTGTTTTTGCTAGAGTTCTTTATGGAGGAAGAATTTCTATTAGTGTGGCAATGATTGTGTTAACAATTGTCTTAACAATGGGGATTTTAGTGGGAATTGTGTCAGGATATGTGGGAGGATTTGTAGATAACTTTATCATGCGAATCATTGATATATTGCTGGCTTTTCCAGGACTTATTTTAGCTTTAGCCATAGCTGGAGTTTTAGGACCCAGTCTCATCAATACAATGATTGCTGTGGCAGCTGTACAATGGGTGGGTTATGCAAGAATTGTAAGAGGAATGGTATTATCTATTAAAGAAAAGGACTATGTTAGAGCTGCAAGAGCCTGCGGGACATCCCATTTTTTCATCATTTTACGACACATCTTACCCAATATGATTTCTCCTATCATTGTCTTGGCAACCTTAGATATAGGAGGCATTATCTTGAGGATTGCGGGACTATCCTTTTTAGGTTTAGGAGCACAACCTCCTACACCAGAATGGGGAGTCATGATTAATGATGGAAGGGCCTATATGCAAACAGCTCCCTGGGTGCTATTTTCTCCGGCGGGGGCAATCTTATTGATGGTAATGGCTTGTAATTTACTGGGAGATGGTCTAAGGGATATATATGATCCTAAGAATGTATAA
- the nikB gene encoding nickel ABC transporter permease, which yields MIDYILKRLFYLVFVMIGVSILTFALSQIIPGDPAELILKEMGMEATREEIEILRDRLGLNDPLIVQYGRWTKNVLKGDLGRSFRTGTAVTEEIITRIPATIELTLGGLIIMIFLALPIGVLSAVFKNRWIDHCSRLFAFFGASIPSFCLGLMLIYFFSVKLSIFPVMGRGTLLHLFLPSFTLGVGMATTYARLIRASMLEILGQDFILAARSRGLKENLVIINNALRNALIPVTTAFGMNFGHLLGGTVIIENIFAWPGVGKFLVESIFNRDYPVIQGYVLWMAMIFVLANLVVDISYRLLDPRISIGGKM from the coding sequence TTGATAGACTATATATTAAAAAGGTTATTTTATTTGGTCTTTGTTATGATAGGTGTATCCATCCTTACTTTTGCCTTAAGTCAAATTATACCAGGAGATCCTGCAGAATTAATTCTTAAGGAAATGGGCATGGAGGCCACGAGAGAAGAGATTGAGATTTTAAGGGATAGATTAGGGTTAAATGATCCGTTGATCGTACAATATGGAAGGTGGACAAAAAATGTTTTGAAAGGAGACTTAGGTCGCTCCTTTAGGACGGGTACTGCTGTAACAGAAGAGATTATTACACGAATACCAGCCACTATAGAGTTGACGCTGGGGGGACTTATTATCATGATCTTTTTAGCTTTGCCGATAGGGGTATTGTCTGCTGTCTTTAAAAACAGGTGGATAGATCATTGTAGTCGTTTATTTGCTTTCTTTGGAGCTTCTATACCTTCCTTTTGTTTAGGGCTTATGTTGATTTATTTTTTTTCTGTAAAACTTTCAATTTTTCCTGTGATGGGAAGAGGCACCTTGTTACATTTGTTTTTGCCCTCCTTTACCTTAGGTGTAGGTATGGCAACTACTTATGCTAGATTGATTCGAGCCAGCATGTTAGAGATATTAGGACAAGATTTTATTTTGGCAGCTCGATCCAGAGGACTTAAAGAGAACCTTGTTATTATAAACAATGCTTTAAGGAATGCCTTAATACCAGTGACAACAGCTTTTGGTATGAATTTTGGACATTTGCTGGGAGGTACTGTTATTATAGAAAATATTTTTGCTTGGCCTGGGGTTGGAAAATTTCTAGTAGAGTCTATTTTCAATAGAGACTATCCAGTGATTCAAGGCTATGTTTTATGGATGGCTATGATTTTTGTTTTAGCGAATCTAGTGGTAGATATATCTTATAGATTGTTGGATCCACGGATTTCTATAGGAGGCAAGATGTAG
- a CDS encoding lactate racemase domain-containing protein, which produces MKEFYLSNEDVSISLAEVEKNIDKIFLNYDLNVIRKVLIIPPDFTRYYSMAGEITKIIYRKYSDKFDIDIIPALGTHMPLSEEERLKMFGSEIPQECFMNHDWRKDTVSIGSIPEEVVNEISEGLFVTDIEVEVNKKLVSGEYDLILSIGQVVPHEVVGMANYSKNIFVGVGGRQMINKTHMLSAVCGMEKAMGKDKTPARRVFDYAQENFLNEIPLIYFLTVTTEKSNEVCLNGLYIGRSRRIFEEAVKLSQKLNITYLEKPVKKVVAYLDEHELKTTWVGNKGIYRTRKAIADGGELILLAPGVKHFGENDEVDVQIRKYGYKGRDYVLDLFNKDAFGNSMMVAAHLIQGSTDGRFSVTYATNTDYITKEEIESVGYRHINIEEAYKLYDPKKLKDGFNTLENGEEIYFVKAPALGLWIAKDKMNSPDAFKPTII; this is translated from the coding sequence GTGAAGGAGTTCTATTTAAGCAATGAAGATGTATCAATTAGCTTAGCTGAAGTTGAAAAAAATATTGATAAAATTTTTTTAAACTATGATCTAAATGTAATAAGAAAGGTACTTATCATTCCTCCTGATTTTACACGCTACTACTCTATGGCAGGAGAAATTACAAAAATAATTTATAGAAAATATAGCGATAAGTTTGACATAGATATCATCCCTGCCCTTGGGACACATATGCCCTTAAGTGAGGAAGAACGATTAAAAATGTTTGGCAGCGAAATACCTCAAGAATGTTTTATGAATCATGATTGGCGTAAAGATACAGTTTCGATAGGCAGTATTCCTGAAGAAGTTGTAAATGAAATTTCTGAAGGGTTATTTGTTACAGACATTGAAGTGGAAGTGAACAAAAAGTTAGTCAGCGGAGAATATGATTTAATTTTGTCTATAGGGCAGGTGGTACCACATGAAGTAGTGGGTATGGCAAACTATAGTAAAAATATTTTTGTAGGTGTGGGAGGAAGGCAGATGATTAATAAAACCCATATGCTAAGTGCTGTATGTGGCATGGAAAAAGCTATGGGAAAAGATAAAACCCCTGCCAGAAGAGTATTTGATTACGCACAAGAGAACTTTTTAAATGAAATTCCTCTTATCTATTTCCTTACAGTAACTACAGAAAAAAGTAATGAAGTATGTCTAAATGGCTTATATATTGGGAGATCAAGAAGAATTTTTGAAGAAGCCGTAAAACTATCACAGAAATTAAACATTACTTATTTAGAAAAACCTGTAAAAAAGGTTGTGGCTTATCTTGATGAACATGAACTTAAAACAACTTGGGTTGGAAATAAAGGTATCTATCGTACAAGAAAAGCAATTGCAGATGGCGGGGAATTAATTCTTCTTGCTCCAGGCGTAAAGCATTTTGGAGAAAACGATGAAGTCGATGTTCAAATTAGAAAGTATGGATATAAAGGAAGAGATTATGTATTAGATTTATTTAATAAAGATGCCTTTGGGAATAGTATGATGGTGGCTGCACATTTGATCCAAGGCTCTACGGATGGACGATTTTCTGTTACTTATGCAACCAATACTGATTATATCACAAAAGAAGAAATAGAGTCTGTAGGGTATAGACACATAAATATTGAAGAAGCCTATAAGTTATATGATCCTAAAAAATTGAAGGATGGATTCAATACCCTTGAAAATGGAGAAGAGATTTATTTTGTAAAAGCACCGGCATTGGGCTTATGGATAGCAAAAGATAAGATGAATTCTCCGGATGCTTTTAAGCCTACTATAATATAA
- a CDS encoding zinc-binding alcohol dehydrogenase family protein, with protein MRAIKVIEPFKVEICEVEKPKIENQDEVIIKITSGGICGSDIGIYNGTNSLATYPRIIGHEFGGIVEEIGSNVTELKIGDKVAIDPVVSCGECYACRTGRHNVCSTLEVMGVHRDGGFKEFIKVHKNNVHKFTKDFDDSLLGLVEPYTIGMQINARGEISKGDKVLIMGCGPIGLCTLQVAKKSGAEVMITDIVAERLEIAKKMGADKTILVSKEDLEGAVNGFTNNEGMPVIVDTVCSASTFENAVKLASPAGRIVVIGLTNAPSQITQVDITKKELTIVGSRLNCNKFDEVISGFESGELSPEILKTHSFHFTKIQDAVQLIKDEPEKVIKVVLNFN; from the coding sequence ATGCGAGCAATAAAAGTGATAGAGCCTTTTAAGGTTGAAATATGTGAGGTTGAAAAACCAAAAATTGAAAACCAAGATGAAGTTATTATAAAGATAACCTCAGGAGGTATATGTGGTTCTGATATTGGTATTTATAATGGTACCAATTCACTTGCTACATATCCAAGAATTATAGGCCATGAGTTTGGTGGCATCGTAGAAGAGATAGGCAGCAATGTTACTGAACTGAAAATAGGCGATAAGGTTGCTATTGATCCTGTAGTAAGCTGTGGTGAATGCTACGCTTGCAGAACTGGCAGACACAATGTATGTTCTACATTAGAAGTGATGGGCGTTCATAGAGATGGTGGTTTTAAAGAATTTATAAAGGTTCACAAAAACAATGTACATAAGTTTACTAAAGATTTTGATGACTCCTTATTAGGACTTGTAGAGCCCTACACAATTGGCATGCAAATAAACGCTAGAGGTGAAATATCAAAAGGAGATAAGGTTCTGATTATGGGATGTGGACCAATAGGACTTTGCACGTTACAGGTAGCTAAAAAATCTGGTGCAGAAGTAATGATTACAGATATAGTAGCAGAAAGGCTGGAAATCGCTAAAAAAATGGGGGCGGATAAAACGATTTTAGTCTCTAAAGAAGATCTTGAAGGTGCAGTAAATGGCTTCACAAACAATGAAGGGATGCCTGTGATTGTGGACACTGTATGTAGTGCTTCTACCTTTGAGAACGCTGTAAAACTAGCATCACCTGCAGGTCGTATTGTCGTCATTGGTCTTACAAATGCGCCATCACAAATTACTCAAGTTGATATCACTAAAAAAGAACTTACCATTGTTGGCTCTAGACTTAATTGTAATAAATTCGATGAAGTGATCTCAGGATTTGAATCTGGAGAGCTAAGTCCTGAAATTTTAAAAACTCATTCCTTTCATTTTACGAAAATTCAAGATGCTGTGCAATTAATAAAAGACGAACCTGAAAAGGTGATCAAAGTGGTTTTGAACTTTAATTAA
- a CDS encoding GntP family permease has translation MVTGPMLIVIFLLSIAILLVSIIKFKLNAFLSLLLTALITGFLVRMPLEKIGGHISGGFGGTLGGIGIVTGLGVMLGKFLYESGGIEVMANAMIRQFGEKNSPLAITMSGFVTGIPVFGDVVYVMFAPMIRALSKKTGISQLIYVGGIAVATSAAFSVVIPTPAPLAVAEIYGLDIGIFFIYALIVGLVGSLAGLAWAYFVVRRDEKKGRVFVMEEVEGEEYDESTENTMVSAGELHATDTTAVSLSNGKVNAPSPAAAFSVLILPIALILIGSFGGMWLAQGTTLQKFIAFIGDKNIALLLGVFYAMISLRRYIEKPISDCLMEAADQVGLILLITGAGGAFGRIISETGIGYYLAETLSSFNISIILLAFILSQIIRAAQGSGTVAMLTTAAIVVEMIAKTNVAPALVALATCAGAVGLSLPNDSGFWAVSRFNRISEQDTLKLWSFGGLFAGLAMLLTIFILSLGQGFLPGM, from the coding sequence ATGGTGACAGGTCCTATGTTAATAGTAATATTTTTATTATCGATAGCCATTCTTTTGGTGTCCATCATTAAATTTAAGTTAAATGCTTTTCTATCACTTTTACTCACAGCACTCATCACTGGTTTTTTAGTTAGAATGCCTTTGGAAAAAATTGGTGGACATATATCTGGAGGGTTTGGCGGCACACTGGGAGGCATTGGTATTGTAACAGGTCTCGGTGTTATGTTAGGTAAGTTTCTTTATGAGTCTGGCGGCATAGAAGTTATGGCAAATGCTATGATCAGGCAGTTTGGTGAAAAAAATTCTCCCCTTGCCATTACGATGTCAGGTTTTGTAACAGGTATACCTGTATTTGGAGATGTTGTTTATGTTATGTTTGCACCGATGATTCGTGCACTATCAAAAAAAACCGGCATATCTCAATTAATTTATGTTGGAGGAATCGCTGTAGCCACCAGTGCTGCCTTTTCAGTAGTAATTCCTACGCCAGCACCTCTAGCAGTGGCAGAAATATATGGGCTTGATATTGGAATCTTCTTCATTTATGCCCTTATCGTTGGTTTGGTAGGATCATTAGCTGGACTTGCTTGGGCGTATTTTGTAGTGAGACGTGATGAGAAAAAAGGCAGAGTATTTGTAATGGAGGAAGTAGAAGGCGAAGAATATGATGAAAGTACAGAAAATACCATGGTTTCAGCAGGAGAGCTTCATGCTACAGATACTACCGCTGTAAGCCTTAGTAATGGAAAAGTAAATGCACCTTCTCCTGCTGCAGCTTTCTCAGTCTTAATTCTACCAATAGCATTAATTCTTATTGGTAGTTTTGGCGGTATGTGGTTGGCTCAAGGAACTACTTTGCAAAAGTTTATAGCATTTATCGGAGATAAAAATATTGCCTTGTTACTTGGTGTGTTTTATGCAATGATATCACTTAGAAGATATATCGAAAAACCTATTAGCGATTGTTTGATGGAGGCAGCTGATCAAGTTGGTTTGATACTATTGATTACAGGTGCAGGTGGAGCTTTTGGCAGAATTATAAGTGAAACGGGTATTGGTTATTATTTAGCTGAAACTTTGTCCAGTTTCAATATTTCTATCATTTTACTTGCTTTTATACTTTCTCAAATTATTAGAGCAGCACAAGGCTCTGGAACTGTTGCTATGCTTACAACAGCTGCAATTGTTGTAGAAATGATTGCAAAAACCAATGTTGCACCTGCTTTAGTAGCTTTAGCAACCTGCGCTGGAGCAGTAGGATTATCATTACCTAATGATTCTGGATTCTGGGCGGTATCAAGGTTTAATAGGATTTCTGAACAAGATACTTTAAAACTTTGGTCATTTGGAGGGTTATTTGCCGGATTAGCTATGCTGCTGACAATATTTATACTATCTTTAGGTCAGGGGTTTTTACCTGGGATGTAG